Within the Nitrospiraceae bacterium genome, the region GGCTACGTGCAGCCGGAAAGTTGGACCCATGGGTCCTCCGAACAACGGATGAGTTGGCTCCGACGCGGCCTCCGATCCGGTGATCCCGCTGCCTGCGATACGTTTTCAGCCGGATGATCCCGGTTGGGCTTCCAATTTAGCCTTGCGCTGTTTGAAGACCGTTCTCCCACTTCCCTTTTGGAGGCGCATATGGGTTTGCTTGATTCGTTCAACTCAACCGCCATGGCAGAAGCCCACGCCATTGCGCCCGACCCACCGTGGAAGGCCAAGACCGTCGTGGCAGCAGGCTTGGCGACCGTCGCCGGCCTGGCCGGGTGGATGACCGATCTTGCATCACCGGCCATCGCCCGTTTCGGCGGCAGCTACATCGCCGGCTTCTTTATCGGTTGGGCACTCCGGCGATTCGTGAAGTTGATGGTCGTACTGGGAGCCTTGGCGATTGCCGCGATTGCCTTGTTGAAGAATGCCGGCTGGTGGACCACCGACTGGGCGGCGCTGGAACGGCAAGTCACAGACAACGCAGCCGCCCTACGACGTGGAGCAGAGGGGTTGAAAGACCTATTGACCGGCTACCTCCCCTCCGCCGGCGCAGGTGCAGGGGGAGTCTTTCTGGGTTTCCGAAAGAAATGATCCGGCAAGGCGGTCTGCCTGACGAGAGCCGCTGCATGAACGAGGGCTGACGGTCTTGGTCAAAATCCTGTGCCGATACTGATCCCGCCGCCGCCACGGGTTCCTCCGCCCACCCCGACTCCGCCGAACACGCCCCAATAGGGACTCGGGCCTCGCAACTCGGCGGCGCTCCGGTCTTCCCAGCGATGCAGGTGTTTCACTTCGACCGTGGGGTACCGGTAGTCGGCCTCATCGAGTTTCCCCATGGTCGCACCGGTCACTTCTCCCACGATGGTTACCCGTGCCCCGTCTTTGAGGGTGGCAGGATCAAGGAACGCGTTGTGGATCGCCAGAAACCGCCCTTTTGACTCAGTGCGTTGGAGCACGGGCGCCTCCTCATCGGTCGCCGGGAGCTGAAGGACTTCCAGTTCAGTTCCGCTTTGGAGCGCCTTGGCTCTCAGAACCTCGCCGGCCCAGACAACCATCCGGCCACGATAGGTGTCGGGACTTTCCAGTACCTGCCCAAACGCAATCGACCGATCGATGTGCGGTTCCAGCGATGCTGGAATCACCGGCGCGGCGCAGCCGGCTCCGCCGAGAAAGGACAGAAGACAGCAAGCTGAGAAGAGACGTTTGGTGATGTTCATGGAGTCAGTATAAACGACGCCTTCGCTCGACGCTATCTCACGATCGTGAAATTCTCGCCCACGATGCATTCCCATGCACGCCGAGCATGGATTATACTCGCGCGAGGCCGGTCCCCGACGAAAGGAACATGAGAGCATGATCGCTTCCTCTGTGAGACGAACAGTCTGTGCGGCACTACTGCTTTGTGGGCTCCTCGCTTCGCTTTTTTCGGCCCCTGCCGCCGACGCCGTGGACCCGGCGACACTCGAGCGGGCCAAGCGCGCGACCATCGGCGTGCTGGAAGATACGCAGGACCAGCGCACACCCGACAAGCCCGGGAAATTGCTCGTGCGCGGCACGGGATTCCATGTCCGCGACGGCTATATCGTGACCGCGCGGCATGCCGCCGAAAAGCAGGAAGCCGCCACCGGCACCTTCATTCCCAAGCAAATCCGCATCCTCACGGCGGATCTGCACGAGCTGCCGGCTGAACTGGTTGGAGACAGCGCCTTCATGGATGTCGTCGTCTACCGTATCGTCCAGCAGCATCGCGGAAAGGTACAGGCCGCCGTGCCCTTCTCGAGTGCAGACCCGCTTCCTGGACAGGAAGTCTTCACCGTCGGCTACCCGATGGGCTGGGGACCCACGATGTCGTTCGGCCACTTGGGCAACACCAGCACCTTCTTGCAGACAGTGGACGGCCGATTGATTCAAGCCGACGTGGCCGCCTGCAGCGGCAACTCGGGCGGCGGGCTCTTCAATGAAAAGGGCGAGGTGGTCGGGATTATGCACGCGATCATCCAAACCGAACGGGACGATTCGACGGCCCGCTGCAGCCGCATGGCATTTGCCATTCCCGGCATTCTGGCTGAACGGATCGTGACCGCTGCCCTCGAAGGCAAACCGCTGACGTTTTCAAAGATGGGCGTTCAGATGATGGCTGTGCGTGACGGAACCAGGTGGCGGATGGCGGTGAAAGACGTGGGAGAACCGGCTAAGTCGGCAGGCCTGCAAAAGCACGACGTCATCATCGCCGTGGACGATACCGACATCGACGACGCCGCACACTTGAAGAACTACTTGATCGAGAGAACCAGCCCTGGCCAGCAAGTCCGCGTGAAAGTACGACGTCTCGACACGGACTTAACGTTTACAGTCACCCTCGGCGGGGGATAACCATCCACACCTGTATCACCCCGGCAGCGTCTGGTACCAGCCATTCGCTTGGGCCAGATGCACCGGGGTATCGAACAGTGCCGTCAGTCTTTCCGCAGTCAGGATTTGCTCCTTCGCTCCGTCCGCCCTCACGGCTCCACGCTTCAGCAATACGACACGACTCATCTCGGGCGGAATCTCATGGATATGGTGGGTGACCAACAAGATCGTTTTCCCCTTCGACATGAGCCGGCGAATCGTCGAGAGATAATGGAAACAGGCATGGAGGTCGAGCCCGCTGGTGGGCTCGTCAAGCACCAACACCTCCGGATCATGCACAAGCGCCCTGCCGAGCAGGAATCGACGCTGCTCGCCCGTGGACATTTCGCCGAACGCGCGGTCCTGCAGATGGCCGATCTCCAGTTCCTCCATCACTTCCATTCCACGCACGAGTTGCCCATATCCGAATTCTTGATGCTGGTATGTATCGACACTGGCGAAATACCCCGAGAGGATCACGTTAATGCCGCGGGCTCCGTCGAGGTAGCGGTGCTGAAGATCGTGGGATACCAGACCGAGGCGCTTGCGCAAATCCCAGACGTTCCACCGTTGCTCGCCGAACAGCCGCACCACGGTCTCCTCCCGTGGTGTCGGATGCAACTCCATCGAGAGCAGTTTCAGCAATGTGGATTTTCCTGCCCCGTTGGGACCAAGAATGGCCGTATGCACACCTTCATCGATACTGAGCGAAAAGTCGGTCAAGACCTCGCGATCGCCGCGATAGACGGTGGCATGTTGAACATCGAGGATCCTCACAGGGCAGGCTTTTGCACGGCAACGGCGCCGTTACAAGTGGCGGGCATCAGTTCTCCCGCATGTAGGTATGACGCATGCGACCACTCCCGCAGCACTCCGGTACCGTCGAACGTCAATCGGTACTCGTCGCACCAGGAGCCCAACGTCGACCAGGAACTTTGGCTCATCGGTTCGAGATCTCTCACCTCATACAACCATTGCGCTTCCCCGTCTGACAAAACGGTCACGGAACGCGGCTTTCCCAATTGCGACTGCACATCCTCCTGCGTTGCCTTTCCGGCTGCTACGCGGAGATAGACAGATTCTTTTGGGATAAAGAACGCACACCCGTCCACCATCAGGACCAATCCTACTCCCAGCACCGACAGGAAGCGGTTCATCGACAGCCCCAAGCCAGGTTGGACGCTTCCATCTTACACCTGGACAGGTTCGACGGGTAGGCCGAAGGGAACGTGGTCACCCCGCCCCTGAGAGAATTAGGGGAGAGGGCTATACGGTTCGATAGGGGAAGGGAGGCGAAGGGAACCAACACGCGAACCGATCCAACGACGCCTCACAGGCCGTTGCATCGAGAAAACAGTGCCGTAACCATCGACCGGGAAGGAGAAGAGTCCGCCCCGGTCAGGTGGCTACTCAACCAAATCGAGCTTGATCCGCAATTCCTTGAGTTGGTCGGGGCTGACGCTCGAAGGCGCTTCCGTGAGCGGACATTGCGCCCGTTGCGTCTTGGGGAATGCAATGACGTCACGGATCGAATCGGCCCCACCCAGTAACATGATCAAACGGTCGAGACCGAAGGCAATCCCTCCATGCGGCGGTGCGCCGTATTCCAGCGCCTCCAAGAGGAAACCGAACTTTGCCTCAGCCTGGTCCTTGGTGATCCCGAGCAGGTCGAGAATCTTGAACTGCACGTCGCTGCGGTGGTTACGAATGCTGCCGCCACCGATCTCGCTGCCGTTCAAGACCATGTCATAGGCCTTTGCCCTAGCCTTGAGAGGCTCTCCCTCGAGATGGGACAGGTCCTCGTCCATGGGAGCCGCGAATGGATTGTGCATGAACACGTAGCGCTTCTCTTCCGGCGAGTAATCCAAGAGAGGAAACTCCGTCACCCACAGCGGCTTCCAGGCCTGCTTATCAATGAGGTTCAATTCCTCGCCGAGCAAGAGCCGGATACGGCCCAGGACGTCATGCACGATCGAAGGCTTGTCGGCTCCGAACAGGACCAGATCCCCAGGCTTGGCGTCCGGCAGCGCCGCGGCGAAGGCCTTGGCATCAAGAAACTTGGCGATCACTGACTCCAACTGGCCCTCGGCCGTGATTTTCAGCCAAGCAAGTCCCTTGGCGCCGAAACTCTTGGCCGTTTCCCCCAGTGCGTCGATGCGGCTCCTCGCAATCGACCCACCACCGGCTACGATCAGGGCCTTGACGATGCCGCCTTTCGTGGCGGCATCCTTGAATACCTTGAATTCGCTCCCTGCAGCGAACCCTGTCACATCGTGCAACGGCATCCCGAATCGCAGATCGGGCTTGTCCGATCCGTACCGCCCCATTGCCTCTGCATAGGTCATCCTGGGGAACGGCGTCGGCAACTGCACCCCGCCGGCGTCCTTGAAGACGGAGACGATCATCCGCTCCATGAGCGCCATGACTTGATCGCGATCGACGAACGACATCTCCAAATCGATCTGGGTGAACTCCGGCTGCCGGTCGTTGCGGAGGTCTTCGTCGCGGAAACAGCGGGCGATCTGGTAATAGCGGTCCACGCCGCTGACCATCAGCACCTGCTTGAACAGCTGCGGTGATTGCGGAAGCGCAAAGAAGGTTCCGGGGTTGACACGGCTCGGGACCAAGTAATCGCGGGCGCCCTCAGGCGTGCTCTTCGTCAAGATGGGGGTTTCGACCTCGAGAAATCCTTCGTTGTTCAAAAACCCCCGCACTGCCTGCATAATCCCGTGACGCATGCCCAACAGTTTCTGCATCCTCGGACGGCGAAGATCCAAATACCGATACTTCAAGCGAAGGGACTCCGTGATATCGGCATCATCCTCGATCATAAACGGAGGGGTCTTGGCTTCGTTCAGTATGTCCACGGCATCGACGAAGACTTCGATCTCACCCGTCGCGAGGTTGGGATTCTTGGATTCGTCCGGCCTCGCCATCACTTGCCCGGTGACCGACACGACGCACTCGCTGCGAAGGGCATGGGCCGCCTGATGTACCGTGGCATTGCGTTCGGAGTTGAACACCACCTGCGTGATGCCGGTCCGGTCGCGCAAGTCGATGAACATGACGGTCCCGTGGTCACGACGCCGCTGCACCCAACCATTCAACGTGACCTGCTGCCCGACCTGCGCCTTCCGCAACTCTCCGCACCGATGGGTTCGTACCTTCATGCTGATCTCCGCATCCCTCGTCCGCTCGTATTCCGCCTAGGCCGGCCGGACCCGCGCTCCGGTTTTCGTCCAGCCCGCTCCAATTTCGATTGCCGGGTCGGCCGCGCTTTCGGCTTTGCCCAGGTGGTAGGTTTCGGCTTCGGCGCCGGTTCTTGCCCGGCCTCACGGACCATGCGATCCTCGACATGCTCGCGCAGCCGATTGGCCTCCCGATCAGTGAGAAACCGATAGGTACCGGAAGGCAAATCACCCAAGACCAGCGGTCCCATCCGTACGCGGGTCAGCTTGATCACCGGATGCCCCACGGCTTCCATCATCCGCTTGACTTGGTGCTTGCGGCCTTCATGGATCGTGACTTCCAGCCAGGAATTGCTCTCGGCCTTGCTCACCTTCACTACTTTCGCCGGAGCCGTCACGCCGTCTTCCAGCTTCACACCCCGCTCCAACGCATCAATATCCTCGTCGTTCAACACGCCCTTGACCTTGATCAGGTAGGTCTTTGCGACGTGGTATTTCGGATGAAGGAGCGCCTGCGCTAAGTCACCATTGTTCGTGAGCAACATGAGCCCTTCGCTATCGAAATCCAATCGCCCGACAGGAAATACCCGAACGGTGACTCCATGCAGGAAGTCCTTCACCGTAGGGCGCCCCTCCGGATCGTCCAAAGTGGACATCACGTGCTTTGGCTTGTTGAGCATGAGATACACAAACGGCTGGGCGGCACGCAGATGCTTCCCGTCCACCTTCACGTGGTCTCGCTCCGGATCCACTTTGGTACCGAGCTCGGTCACCACGATGCCGTTGACCGTGACGCGCCCGGCCGTGATCATCTCCTCGGCCTTACGCCGAGACGAAAGGCCGGTGCCTGCGATCAATTTTTGCAACCTCACTTCCACAAATGTCCTTCTATCACGCGTATCTCGTGACTCGAGTGCCGAGAGGAACGGTCCGTTCGGCGCTCCACGCTTCACGAACGATGCTTCAGGCCAGTGCTATTCCCACTCGATCGTGCTGGGCGGTTTGGAACTGATGTCGTAGACGACGCGATTGACGCCCATGACCTCATTGATGATGCGGTTGGACATTCGGCCTAGGACGTCGTAGGGAATCTTTGCCCAGTCCGCAGTCATCCCGTCCAAGCTGGTGACCGCGCGAATGGCGATGACGTGATCATAGGTCCGCTGGTCCCCCATCACACCCACCGTGCGAATCGGCAGCAGCACCGCAAAGAATTGCCAGATCTCCCGATAGAGCCCGGCGCCGCGAATCTCTTGGTCGACGATCACTTCGGCGGCACGGAGAATCTGTAACCGCTCTTTGGTGACGGAACCCAAAACGCGGATGGCTAATCCAGGACCGGGGAACGGCTGCCGCCACACCACTTCGTCCGGCATCCCGAGTTCTTTTCCCAACACGCGGACTTCATCCTTGAACAGTTCTCTAAGGGGCTCGATAAGTTTGAGCTTCATCCTGGCCGGCAAGCCGCCCACGTTGTGGTGCGTTTTGATGGTCGCGGAGGGCCCTTTGAAGCTGACGCTTTCAATCACGTCCGGATAGAGCGTCCCCTGGACCAAGAATTTGATGCCCTTGAGCCGCTTCGATTCCGCTTCAAAGTTTCGGATGAAGAGCTTGCCGATCGTCTTCCGTTTTCGTTCGGGATCGGTCACGTTCTTCAAGGCCGCGAGAAACTGCGTGGTCCGATCCAAGAAGTGGAGATCCATCTTGAAATGCGCGGCGAAGGTCTTCTGCACCTGTTCACCTTCACCGGTACGGAGGAGGCCGTTGTCGACGAAGACACAGGTCAGCTGATCGCCGATGGCCTTGTGGGTGAGGACAGCCGCAACCGACGAGTCGACTCCACCGCTCAGCGCACAAATCACTCGGTTTTTGCCGACCTGTTCACGAATCTGTTCGACGGCCGACTCGACATAGGACCGCATGGTCCACGAGGCCTTGCAGGCGCAGATATCGTAGACGAAATTGCGCAGGATTTGAGTGCCTTCAGACGTATGCGCCACTTCCGGGTGAAATTGCAGACAGTAGATCCGCCGCTTCTGGTCGTCCCGCTTCATCGCCGCGACGGGGGAATTGTCGGTGTGCGCAATCGAGCGGAAGCCCGGAGGCATGCGCTCGATTCGATCACCGTGGGACATCCAGACGGTAGTCGACCCAGCCTGTCCGATACCCTTGAAGAGATCCGACCCGTCGTCGATTCGCAATTCAGCCCGGCCATATTCGCGGTGGGGCGCTTTGACGACTTCACCACCCGAGAGATGGGTCACAAGCTGCATGCCATAGCAGATGCCGAGAATGGGGATTCCCTGATCGAACAACTCTTTGGGGACCTGTGGGGATTTCTTGTCGTAGACGCTGGCTGGCCCGCCGGAAAGGACGATGCCTCGTGGGCGATAGGCCAAGATCGTGGCGAGGGAGGCCGTGCAAGGCAGGATCTGAGAGTAGACTTGCGCCTCGCGGATGCGTCGGGCGATCAGCTGCGTATACTGAGATCCGAAATCGAGAACGAGGATTCTATCGTGCCAGAGTTCCATGTAGTCGTATCTCGTGAAGCGTGAGTCGTCGTTCGGCTAGTGAGGGAATCTGAATTGCGAGATACGCTTCACGAGGAACGGTTCACGCGGGGCTATTCCCAATCCATACGGTAATTGGGTGCTTCCTTGGTAATGATGACGTCGTGCACGTGGCCTTCCCGCAGACCGGCGACCGTCTGTCGGATGAATCGAGCGCTTTTCTGCATGTCCGCGATTGTCTTGCAACCGCAGTAACCCATGCCGGACTTTACGCCGCCGACCAGTTGATAGACCACCGCCGCCACCGGTCCCTTGTAAGGCACGCGGCCTTCGATGCCTTCTGGAACGAGCTTCTGCACCGGGCGGCCTCCCTGGCCGTAGCGATCGCCGCCGCCTCTCTCCATCGCTCCGATGGACCCCATACCGCGGTAGACCTTATAAGTTCTGGCCTGATACAGCACGGTTTCTCCAGGCGATTCCTCGGTGCCGGCCAACAGGCTGCCGAGCATGACCGCCGAGGCCCCGGCTGCAAGCGCCTTACTGATATCGCCTGAATATTTGATCCCGCCATCGGCAATAACGGGAATTCCGGTCCCGGACAGAGCCTTCGCGCAATCGGCAATGGCCGTCAGCTGCGGCATGCCGGCGCCGGATACGATACGGGTCGTGCAGATGGAACCGGGCCCAACGCCGACCTTCACCGCATCGACTCCAGCCTTCATCAAGTCCTTGGCTGCTTCAGCCGTCGCAATGTTGCCGGCGACGACTTCCAGTTTGGAGTGCAGCTTCTTGACCATTTTGACCGTGTCCAACACCGCCTGCGAATGTCCGTGGGCGGTATCGACGACGACAAGGTCCACTCCGGCCTTGACGAGCAGATTCACCCGCTCTTCGGTCTCCGGGCCAACGCCGAGGGCGGCCCCGACACGCAGACGCCCATGCGTATCTTTGCAGGCATTCGGATATTTGATGCGTTTTTCGATGTCCTTGATCGTGATCAACCCCTTCAACTCGAACTGCTTGTTCACGACCGGCAGCTTCTCAATCCGATGTTCATGGAGAATCTCTCGAGCCTTCTCCAAACTAGTACCTTCCGGCGCCGTGATGAGCTTGTCACGCTTCATGACTTGAGAGACCTTCAAGTCCATGCGAGTCTCGAAGCGCAGGTCTCGGTTGGTCAGGATGCCTACGAGCTTGCGATTCTTGGTGACGGGAATACCGGAGATGCGGTACTTCGCCATGAGGCTGTGGGCGTCGCGGATCGTCTGATCCGGGGAAATCGTGACGGGATCGAGAATCATCCCGCTTTCGGATTTCTTGACCCGATCGACTTCCGCGGCCTGGTCCACGGGAGACAAGACCCGGTGAATGATCCCGATCCCACCTTCTTGAGCCATTGCAATAGCAAGCCTGGCCTCAGTGACGGTATCCATCGCGGCGCTGACGATGGGAATGTTGACTTGAATGTTTCGGGTGACGACGGTACGGGTGTCGACTTCGCTGGGTATTACCTGCGATTTGGCCGGCACGAGGACGACGTCGTCGTACGTCAACCCAACCCGAATCTCCTTATCCAACATTAGCCGCTCACCCTTCCCGAGCCCACCATGCGCGATGGTGATATGCCCGCCAGCTTCGTTCTTATAGGACCAGGCTGCCTCGCAGAACGGTCGGTGAGACCATCCCACGCTCACCCAGTTCTAAACCTGAGTTCCCTTTTCCACCTTCTCTAACTCCGCTGCCGCTTCCGCCACTTCCTGCAGGCGCTCACTACCTTCGTCCGCCGGCATGAACTGCTGGACGCGGGTGTTTCCGCTGTCCACCACGTACACGCTGCCCCTGGAGTCGACCGCCAACCCGTAGGGGAAGTTGAACTGTCCTTCACCGACACCGAACCCGCCCCACTGAGTGATGAAGTTACCCTCGCGGTCGAATTTTTCTACGCGATGGTTGCCCGTATCGGACACATAGACATCGCCTTGGGCATCGATCGTCACACCCCACGGAGACCGCAACTGCCCTGCCTCTTGGGCCAACGGGCTGCTCGCGTGACCGGCTTCTGAACTGCCGCCCCACTTGGTAATGAGCTGGGGGAGGACGTTCGTGCTGGTGTCGAACTTCTGGATGCGGTGGTTGCCCATATCGACGACATACACCATCCCATCCGACTGATCGACGGCAATTCCGCGCGGGAAGTAGAACTGGCCGTCACCATTACCGAAGGTACCCCACTGCATGATGAACTCGCCGGTCATGTCGAATTTCTGTACTCGGAAGTTCGCGCTATCGACAACATAGATATACCCGCGCACTCGGTCGATCGCGATGCCCCAAGGCGCGTTAAACTGACCTTCGCCGTTGCCGCGCGAACCGAACTTCATCAGATAGCCGCCCAACTTCCCGTCAAACTTCTGCACCCGATGATTGTTGGTATCGACGACATACACATCCCCCTTGGCATCGCACGCGATACCGGTTGGGTTGTGGAAATTGGCGTTGGCCGAGCCAAAGTTTCCCCACAGGATGATGAAGTTGCCGGCACTGTCGAACTTCTGAATTCGGTTGTTGCCGTTGTCGACCACAAACAGGCTGCCCTGCTGATCGATAGCCATGCCGTACATCGGGGCCATGAACTCGCCCCCATGCAGCAACGAAGCACCGCGGCCCGGTTTTCCCCACCTGGATACACAAAGATACCCGGAGGTGTTGACCAAGATAGTCGCGCTGGCCGGCGTCGAGATGTTGTTCCCAATGTCCTTGAACCAGACGAAGATTGTCTTTTGCCCGTCGCTCGGCGACAGAATGAACGGAATGGTCGCGCCGAACTTGATCGCCGGCGTGACATCGACCCATCCCGGCGTGCCGGACATCGGAGTCATCGGGTTTTCGGAAATGAAGTAGGCCCCGACACCCGTGTCCAAGTCATTCGCAGAGATGGTCACAACCACTTCAGGGGAATTGGTCATGAATGCGCCATGGTTGATGACGGCGTACGGGTTTTGCGGCGCAGTGATGTCGATGAGGACCGGCATTGCCGTGACTTCCTCCGACACACCACTCTCGGTCTCATCCTCATAGACAGCCGTCAAAACATAGAAATAGGACTGGTCGTTCGTAAGCCCTGAGTGGTTGTAGGGACTCGACACGCCCTCAATCTTTGTCCCGCTATCGATCGTGATGTTCGGCTGCGTGTGGAAGTAGAGGTTGTAGGACACCGCGCCTGGAACGTCCATCCAGCTCACGAAGGTTTCAGTGTCACCGGCCTTGATCGCGACATTACGCGGTGCCGGGTACTTGGTCGGCTCCTGGGCCTTGGTCTTGTCTTCCTTGCCGCGGTTCAGCTCTTCGTCCGTTGGTATGTACTTGATGACGCGGTGATTTCCGCTGTCGACCACATACACCGCCCCTTCCTTGTCCACCGCCACGCCGGACGGAAAATTCAACTGCCCTTCCGTCTTACCGCGGTTTCCCCAAGCACACAGGAAGGTGCCGTTGCCGTCGAATTTTTGAATCCGATGATTGCCTTGATCGACCACATACACGTTTCCAACCGCATCGCAGGCCACACCCCACGGTGACTTGAATTGGCCCGGTCCGCTGCCCTCGCGTCCCCACTTGGCCAGAAAGCTGCCGCGCTGATCGAACTTCTGGATCCGATTGTTCCCTTCATCGGCTACGAAGATATTGCCGACGAAATCGACCGCCACACCGCGCGGGAAAAAGAATGCGCCGTCGAAGCTGCCGTCTCGCCCCCACTTCAAGAGAGGGGACCCGTCGCCTTTGAATTTCTGAATGCGTGCGTTGTTCGTGTCGGTAACGTAGATGTTGCCCTCTTGGTCCGTCGTAACCCCCCACGGCGCATCAAACTTATTCATGTCGGCACCGCGCCAGGCAAACCCGAACTTGCCCCAAGCCTTCATCGGATTACCGTCCGCATCCAACCGCTGTACGCGGTTGTTCCCGGTATCTGCGATATAGACGTGGCCGTCGGCATTCGTCGTCAAGCCTCTTGGGTAATAAAACCCGCCCTCATCCGTACGTGGTTCGCCGCCCCAGCGCCCGATGAACTTGCCGTCTTTGTCGAATTTCTGGATGGAGTGATTGTCGGTGTCCGCAATATAGATGTTGCCGTCCTTATCGATCGCAATGCCGGTCGGGGAGCTCATTTCCCCGTCGTCCACCCCTTCCTGGCCGAAGATATTGGCAATCAGGTAGGGAGCGGGGATCGCCATGACTTCCTGCGACTCGAGGCTCTCGCCCTTTGAGGTTACGACTGTGACGACATAGTGGTAGCAGCTGCCGTTGGCCAGGTCATCGTGCACGAACGGGGACTGTGCTCCCTCCAGGCACGTCGCCTTTTCTTTCTTCACGCCGATGACTGTTTTGAAGTCATCAGGCCCAGCAATGGGACGGGTGAGCTCAGAAAACTTGATCTGCACCCCTTTCGTCGTCATGAAATACAGGTTGTAATACATGGCGTCCGGCACGGGGTCCCATGAAACAGTCACGCGCCCATTGCCCGCCTTGGCCGTCACTCCGGTTGGCGCTGGAGGAAGTTCCTCCTCCTCGGCAACGGAGTCTCCGGCGCCCCACTCACTCTGGCCGCTGTCAGCCGTGAGAAGATGCCGGTCGAACCGAAAGAATTCGTCGAAGAGCCAGGCCTTGATCATGGTGTTCCTCGTGATACGAAATTGGTGAAGATTAGCGGATGTTTCAATAACTTAGATCGGGCAGTCTAACAAAGCGAAAAGAAGGGAGTCAAGGTAATGGACAGCGGCCTTGGGACCTGCGGCTCAGCAGAAGCGATCCGCTGCAACGCCTTGCTGGACATGGCGTTCCAATTGATTCCTGGTAGGTGGCGTCCCCCCCAAAGCCGGATGGATACATGTCCAGCATCTGACTTAGCCTCAGCTTTCTCGACAACTGAGGCCGACTCGTCGTTCGCGTTCTGTAGCAGACTTAATCGGAGGTGTACCATGTGGTCGACGAAAATCATTCTAGCGTCCATCGCCACGGGTTTCCTGCTCGCACCCTATGTTCAAGCAGCCGAGTCATCTGAGGTTGAAATGTGGGAATGCTCGGGGCCGGACGGGACCACGCTCTATACGAATAAGGAGCGTCCCGGTTGCCAACCGAAATCCCTCAAGGCCCTTTCAATCGTTCCCTCTCCGCCGGATTTCCCGCTCATCCCCCTGGTCAGCGGACATCCAACCCCGCAGCTCCCCCGCCCCGACTGGTATTCCTACGACACTCCAATCGGAGCCCTTCGCAACATGCGGCAAGTCCCCGATTGGAGTCGTGATTGGTACGCCAGCAATGCTCAGGGAGGGCCGGTTC harbors:
- a CDS encoding Slp family lipoprotein produces the protein MNITKRLFSACCLLSFLGGAGCAAPVIPASLEPHIDRSIAFGQVLESPDTYRGRMVVWAGEVLRAKALQSGTELEVLQLPATDEEAPVLQRTESKGRFLAIHNAFLDPATLKDGARVTIVGEVTGATMGKLDEADYRYPTVEVKHLHRWEDRSAAELRGPSPYWGVFGGVGVGGGTRGGGGISIGTGF
- a CDS encoding trypsin-like peptidase domain-containing protein; amino-acid sequence: MIASSVRRTVCAALLLCGLLASLFSAPAADAVDPATLERAKRATIGVLEDTQDQRTPDKPGKLLVRGTGFHVRDGYIVTARHAAEKQEAATGTFIPKQIRILTADLHELPAELVGDSAFMDVVVYRIVQQHRGKVQAAVPFSSADPLPGQEVFTVGYPMGWGPTMSFGHLGNTSTFLQTVDGRLIQADVAACSGNSGGGLFNEKGEVVGIMHAIIQTERDDSTARCSRMAFAIPGILAERIVTAALEGKPLTFSKMGVQMMAVRDGTRWRMAVKDVGEPAKSAGLQKHDVIIAVDDTDIDDAAHLKNYLIERTSPGQQVRVKVRRLDTDLTFTVTLGGG
- a CDS encoding ATP-binding cassette domain-containing protein; translated protein: MRILDVQHATVYRGDREVLTDFSLSIDEGVHTAILGPNGAGKSTLLKLLSMELHPTPREETVVRLFGEQRWNVWDLRKRLGLVSHDLQHRYLDGARGINVILSGYFASVDTYQHQEFGYGQLVRGMEVMEELEIGHLQDRAFGEMSTGEQRRFLLGRALVHDPEVLVLDEPTSGLDLHACFHYLSTIRRLMSKGKTILLVTHHIHEIPPEMSRVVLLKRGAVRADGAKEQILTAERLTALFDTPVHLAQANGWYQTLPG
- the aspS gene encoding aspartate--tRNA ligase, which produces MKVRTHRCGELRKAQVGQQVTLNGWVQRRRDHGTVMFIDLRDRTGITQVVFNSERNATVHQAAHALRSECVVSVTGQVMARPDESKNPNLATGEIEVFVDAVDILNEAKTPPFMIEDDADITESLRLKYRYLDLRRPRMQKLLGMRHGIMQAVRGFLNNEGFLEVETPILTKSTPEGARDYLVPSRVNPGTFFALPQSPQLFKQVLMVSGVDRYYQIARCFRDEDLRNDRQPEFTQIDLEMSFVDRDQVMALMERMIVSVFKDAGGVQLPTPFPRMTYAEAMGRYGSDKPDLRFGMPLHDVTGFAAGSEFKVFKDAATKGGIVKALIVAGGGSIARSRIDALGETAKSFGAKGLAWLKITAEGQLESVIAKFLDAKAFAAALPDAKPGDLVLFGADKPSIVHDVLGRIRLLLGEELNLIDKQAWKPLWVTEFPLLDYSPEEKRYVFMHNPFAAPMDEDLSHLEGEPLKARAKAYDMVLNGSEIGGGSIRNHRSDVQFKILDLLGITKDQAEAKFGFLLEALEYGAPPHGGIAFGLDRLIMLLGGADSIRDVIAFPKTQRAQCPLTEAPSSVSPDQLKELRIKLDLVE
- a CDS encoding rRNA pseudouridine synthase, encoding MEVRLQKLIAGTGLSSRRKAEEMITAGRVTVNGIVVTELGTKVDPERDHVKVDGKHLRAAQPFVYLMLNKPKHVMSTLDDPEGRPTVKDFLHGVTVRVFPVGRLDFDSEGLMLLTNNGDLAQALLHPKYHVAKTYLIKVKGVLNDEDIDALERGVKLEDGVTAPAKVVKVSKAESNSWLEVTIHEGRKHQVKRMMEAVGHPVIKLTRVRMGPLVLGDLPSGTYRFLTDREANRLREHVEDRMVREAGQEPAPKPKPTTWAKPKARPTRQSKLERAGRKPERGSGRPRRNTSGRGMRRSA
- the guaA gene encoding glutamine-hydrolyzing GMP synthase produces the protein MELWHDRILVLDFGSQYTQLIARRIREAQVYSQILPCTASLATILAYRPRGIVLSGGPASVYDKKSPQVPKELFDQGIPILGICYGMQLVTHLSGGEVVKAPHREYGRAELRIDDGSDLFKGIGQAGSTTVWMSHGDRIERMPPGFRSIAHTDNSPVAAMKRDDQKRRIYCLQFHPEVAHTSEGTQILRNFVYDICACKASWTMRSYVESAVEQIREQVGKNRVICALSGGVDSSVAAVLTHKAIGDQLTCVFVDNGLLRTGEGEQVQKTFAAHFKMDLHFLDRTTQFLAALKNVTDPERKRKTIGKLFIRNFEAESKRLKGIKFLVQGTLYPDVIESVSFKGPSATIKTHHNVGGLPARMKLKLIEPLRELFKDEVRVLGKELGMPDEVVWRQPFPGPGLAIRVLGSVTKERLQILRAAEVIVDQEIRGAGLYREIWQFFAVLLPIRTVGVMGDQRTYDHVIAIRAVTSLDGMTADWAKIPYDVLGRMSNRIINEVMGVNRVVYDISSKPPSTIEWE